The Dyella caseinilytica genome has a window encoding:
- the rlmKL gene encoding bifunctional 23S rRNA (guanine(2069)-N(7))-methyltransferase RlmK/23S rRNA (guanine(2445)-N(2))-methyltransferase RlmL, with translation MNSFFATCPKGLEYLLRDELMALGGTDVHEALAGVRFSGTLETAYRACLWSRLASRILLPIAEFEAASDEALYAGVQAIDWSQHLAPHATLAVDANTAQSKITHSQFLAQRVKDAVVDQFRARGQERPGVDTEEPDVRINLRLRRDRATVSIDLAGAPLHRRGWREQQGEAPLKENLAAAMLLRAGWPAIYAQGGALLDPMCGSGTLLIEGALMVADVAPGLRRTYYGFLGWNQHDIALWRGLLDEARKRAETGLPALRSCFFGSDADPRMVQTAKRNAQEAGVAGFFTLDRHDALHVLPPPGFTQGLVITNPPYGERLGDRETLPKLYRAVGELLRDRFTGWRAAILAGDAELGRATTLRPEKKYTLYNGALETVLLVFELHPRDDTPREKPPLSPSAQMLKNRLDKNVRHLRKRLEREGIHAWRAYDQDLPEYAAAIDVYTDTSGAPHLHIQEYRAPADVPEELARTRVREIARVAGETFDVPRARVALKTRERGKGGSKYGQFDQRGEFIEVEEGGLRFLVNLYDYLDTGLFLDHRLVRAKLRELAEGRRFLNLFAYTATASVYAAAGGARDTTSVDLSGTYLEWASRNLALNGFTGEDHQLVQSDAFSFLQHSRERYGLIYVDPPTFSNSKRADDFDVQRDHVKLLLACADRLTRDGIIVFSNNFRRFTLDSAGLEERLSIENWGAGSIPFDFSRRANIHDCWLLRPKRSGGAAEGQVNPWESARVKK, from the coding sequence TTGAACAGTTTTTTTGCAACCTGCCCCAAGGGGCTCGAATACCTGCTGCGCGACGAGCTGATGGCGCTGGGCGGCACCGATGTGCACGAGGCGCTGGCCGGCGTGCGTTTTTCCGGCACGCTGGAGACGGCGTATCGGGCGTGCCTGTGGTCGCGTCTGGCCAGCCGCATCCTGTTGCCGATCGCCGAATTCGAGGCGGCTTCCGACGAAGCACTGTATGCGGGCGTGCAGGCCATCGACTGGTCCCAGCATCTGGCGCCGCACGCCACGCTGGCAGTGGATGCCAATACCGCCCAGAGCAAAATCACCCACAGCCAATTTCTGGCGCAACGGGTCAAGGATGCGGTGGTCGATCAGTTCCGTGCCCGTGGGCAGGAGCGCCCGGGCGTGGACACGGAAGAGCCTGACGTACGCATCAACCTGCGCTTGCGGCGCGATCGGGCCACCGTGTCGATCGATCTGGCAGGTGCTCCCTTACATCGCCGTGGCTGGCGCGAGCAGCAGGGCGAAGCACCGCTGAAGGAAAATCTCGCCGCCGCGATGCTGCTGCGTGCGGGTTGGCCGGCGATCTATGCGCAAGGCGGCGCTTTGCTCGATCCGATGTGCGGTTCGGGCACCTTGCTCATTGAAGGTGCCTTGATGGTGGCCGACGTGGCGCCCGGCTTGCGGCGCACGTATTACGGTTTCCTGGGTTGGAATCAACACGATATCGCGTTGTGGCGCGGACTGCTGGACGAAGCGCGCAAGCGTGCCGAAACCGGATTGCCCGCGTTGCGCAGTTGCTTCTTCGGGTCCGATGCCGATCCGCGCATGGTGCAGACGGCCAAGCGCAATGCGCAGGAAGCCGGTGTTGCGGGTTTCTTCACGCTCGATCGTCACGATGCCTTGCACGTGTTGCCGCCACCGGGGTTCACGCAGGGTCTGGTGATTACCAATCCGCCCTATGGTGAGCGTCTTGGCGATCGCGAAACCTTGCCCAAGCTCTACCGCGCCGTCGGCGAACTGTTGCGCGATCGTTTTACCGGCTGGCGCGCGGCGATTCTGGCGGGCGATGCAGAACTGGGTCGCGCCACTACGCTGCGCCCGGAAAAGAAATACACGCTCTACAACGGCGCACTCGAAACCGTGTTGCTGGTGTTCGAGCTGCATCCGCGTGACGACACCCCGCGCGAAAAACCGCCGCTTTCACCCAGCGCGCAAATGCTCAAGAACCGGCTGGACAAGAATGTCCGCCATCTACGCAAGCGGCTGGAGCGTGAAGGCATCCATGCCTGGCGGGCGTATGACCAGGATCTGCCGGAGTATGCCGCCGCCATCGACGTCTACACGGATACTTCCGGCGCCCCGCATCTACATATCCAGGAATACCGGGCACCGGCCGACGTACCGGAAGAACTGGCGAGGACGCGCGTACGCGAAATCGCACGAGTGGCCGGTGAAACTTTCGACGTACCGCGCGCGCGGGTCGCGCTGAAAACGCGCGAACGCGGCAAGGGCGGTTCGAAATACGGTCAGTTCGACCAGCGCGGCGAGTTCATCGAGGTGGAAGAGGGCGGGCTGAGGTTTCTGGTAAATCTTTACGATTACCTGGATACGGGCCTGTTCCTCGATCACCGCCTGGTTCGCGCCAAATTGCGAGAGCTGGCTGAAGGAAGGCGCTTCCTCAACCTGTTTGCCTATACCGCAACCGCCAGTGTTTACGCGGCGGCGGGCGGCGCGCGCGATACCACCAGCGTCGACCTGTCCGGTACCTATCTCGAATGGGCCTCGCGCAATCTGGCGCTGAACGGATTCACCGGCGAGGATCACCAACTGGTGCAATCGGATGCGTTTAGCTTCCTGCAGCATTCGCGCGAGCGTTATGGGCTGATCTATGTCGATCCGCCCACCTTCTCCAACTCCAAACGGGCTGACGATTTCGACGTGCAGCGCGATCACGTCAAATTGCTGCTGGCCTGCGCGGATCGTCTCACCCGCGACGGCATCATCGTGTTTTCCAACAACTTCCGCCGCTTCACGCTGGACAGCGCTGGGTTGGAAGAACGCCTCTCCATCGAGAACTGGGGCGCGGGCAGCATTCCATTTGATTTTTCGCGCCGCGCAAACATTCACGACTGCTGGCTGCTTCGCCCTAAGAGGTCGGGCGGGGCAGCTGAGGGCCAGGTAAATCCTTGGGAAAGTGCCCGTGTAAAGAAATGA
- a CDS encoding arginyltransferase, translating into MRSDHVRLFQTLPHACGYFAGRTAQNLVIDPAAPQLDRLYGAALDHGFRRAGGHLYFPHCPNCHACTPCRIDVANFKPDRSQRRCLKRNADLTVSERMAGYNSERHALYSRYLRTRHPGGGMDDAEASDFRRFLTAPWSPTLFLELHAGDRLLAVAVTDICATGISAVYTFYDPDEQERGLGTFAILQQVELARRRGIPWVYLGFWIANHPKMDYKRRFRPLQIRTADGWVDMPRH; encoded by the coding sequence ATGCGCTCCGATCATGTCCGCCTGTTCCAGACCTTGCCGCACGCCTGCGGATACTTCGCTGGGCGCACGGCACAGAATCTGGTGATCGATCCGGCGGCTCCTCAGCTGGATCGGCTCTACGGCGCTGCGCTGGACCATGGCTTTCGTCGCGCCGGCGGACATCTGTACTTCCCGCACTGCCCTAATTGCCACGCCTGCACGCCCTGTCGTATCGACGTGGCGAACTTCAAGCCGGACCGCTCACAACGCCGCTGTCTGAAACGCAATGCAGACCTGACCGTCAGCGAACGCATGGCTGGCTACAACAGCGAGCGTCATGCGCTCTATTCGCGCTACCTGCGTACCCGCCACCCTGGCGGCGGCATGGACGACGCCGAAGCCAGCGACTTCCGCCGTTTCCTTACCGCGCCGTGGAGTCCGACGCTATTCCTGGAATTGCACGCAGGCGACCGTCTGCTCGCCGTGGCGGTCACCGATATCTGCGCCACAGGCATTTCAGCCGTCTATACCTTTTACGATCCGGACGAACAGGAACGCGGACTGGGCACCTTCGCCATTCTGCAACAGGTGGAGCTGGCGCGCCGGCGTGGCATACCGTGGGTGTACCTGGGCTTCTGGATCGCAAATCATCCGAAGATGGATTACAAACGCCGCTTCCGGCCGCTGCAGATACGCACCGCTGACGGCTGGGTGGATATGCCGCGCCATTGA
- the purT gene encoding formate-dependent phosphoribosylglycinamide formyltransferase yields MKPFGTPHSNHALKVLLLGAGELGKEVAIELQRYAVEVVAVDRYADAPAMQVAHRSHVIDMLDGAALRALIEQEKPDLVVPEIEAIHTPTLVALENEGLRVIPTARATWLTMNREGIRRLAAEELGLPTSPYRFCDDEAQYREAVAAIGYPFVIKPVMSSSGKGQSIVRDAAGMQEAWDYAQSGGRAGKGRVIVEGFVPFDYEITLLTISHKDGTSFCAPIGHRQEDGDYRESWQPQPMSAAALTEAHRQAKAITGALGGWGVFGVEFFVKGDQVIFSEVSPRPHDTGLVTLISQELSEFALHARAILGLPIPVIHQNGPSASCAVLVEGEGRAPRYHGIADALVEPDTQLRIFGKPEVKGRRRMAVTLARDIDIEAAKAKAIRAAKAIRTEL; encoded by the coding sequence ATGAAGCCGTTCGGCACGCCCCATTCCAATCATGCCCTGAAGGTCCTTTTGCTGGGGGCGGGCGAACTTGGCAAGGAGGTCGCGATTGAGCTGCAGCGCTATGCTGTCGAGGTGGTGGCCGTGGATCGCTACGCCGATGCACCGGCGATGCAGGTAGCTCACCGCAGCCATGTTATCGACATGTTGGATGGCGCTGCGTTGCGCGCCCTTATCGAACAGGAAAAGCCTGATCTGGTAGTGCCGGAAATCGAGGCCATTCATACGCCGACTCTAGTGGCATTGGAAAACGAAGGTCTGCGGGTGATTCCGACCGCTAGGGCCACCTGGCTGACCATGAACCGCGAAGGCATCCGACGGCTTGCCGCAGAAGAACTCGGCCTGCCCACATCGCCTTATCGCTTTTGCGACGATGAGGCGCAATACCGCGAAGCTGTGGCAGCGATCGGCTATCCGTTCGTGATCAAGCCGGTGATGAGTTCGTCAGGCAAAGGGCAGAGCATCGTGCGGGATGCAGCGGGCATGCAGGAGGCCTGGGACTATGCCCAATCGGGTGGTCGCGCCGGTAAGGGACGGGTGATTGTCGAGGGCTTCGTTCCATTCGATTACGAAATCACCCTGCTCACCATCAGCCACAAGGACGGCACCAGTTTCTGCGCGCCGATTGGACATCGTCAGGAAGATGGCGATTACCGTGAATCCTGGCAGCCGCAACCCATGAGTGCCGCCGCACTGACAGAAGCGCATCGGCAGGCCAAGGCGATTACTGGCGCCCTGGGAGGCTGGGGTGTGTTTGGCGTTGAGTTTTTCGTCAAGGGCGATCAGGTGATCTTTTCGGAAGTCAGTCCGCGTCCGCACGATACCGGACTGGTCACGCTGATCTCGCAGGAGTTGTCCGAGTTTGCCTTGCATGCGCGGGCCATTCTGGGGTTGCCGATTCCGGTGATTCATCAGAACGGACCTTCAGCTTCGTGCGCCGTGCTGGTAGAGGGCGAGGGACGCGCGCCGCGCTATCACGGCATCGCGGATGCCTTGGTGGAGCCTGACACCCAGTTACGTATTTTCGGTAAGCCCGAAGTGAAGGGGCGCCGTCGCATGGCGGTAACCTTAGCACGCGATATAGATATCGAGGCGGCCAAGGCGAAGGCGATTCGTGCCGCCAAGGCGATTCGCACGGAGTTGTAA
- a CDS encoding FMN-binding glutamate synthase family protein has translation MESSGFSHWLVVLVETFALLFIMLLVIAILVVIVVWVLDRNQTHNSVLRNYPVIGHFRYWFLHLGEFFRQYLYSSDREELPFNRAQRMWVYRAAKNTENTNSFGSTRDLRGEGVPFFINAAFPALGDHHVKPKPVRIGPYAREPYDHASFFNISAMSFGALSAPAVRALSFGAAKAGIWLDTGEGGLAPYHLEGGCDIIFEIGTAKYGVRTPDGKLDDQKLLAISAHKQVKMISIKLGQGAKPGMGGLLPAAKVTPEIAEIRGIPVGQDSQSPNRHLDIGNVQQLMDAIQHIRRLTGKPTGFKAVFGGLEWIDELCTEIDKRGIESAPDFIIVDGSEGGTGAAPQTLMEGVGLPLHEALPALVNLLIERGLRERIKVICSGKCITAYDVAWALSMGADFVNSARGFMLALGCIQSLQCNRNTCPTGITTQNTRLQRGLVVADKSERVAHYAKNVMHEVGIIAHSCGVEDPRELDRTHCRVVGDDGISVPLVKLFPYPPAAAQKV, from the coding sequence ATGGAATCGTCAGGTTTTTCGCATTGGTTGGTCGTGTTGGTGGAAACCTTCGCATTGCTGTTCATCATGCTGCTGGTGATCGCCATCCTGGTGGTGATTGTGGTGTGGGTGCTGGATCGCAACCAGACGCACAATTCCGTACTGCGCAACTATCCGGTCATTGGTCACTTTCGTTACTGGTTCCTGCATCTGGGTGAATTCTTTCGCCAGTACTTGTATTCCAGTGATCGCGAGGAGCTGCCGTTCAATCGCGCGCAGCGCATGTGGGTGTATCGCGCGGCAAAGAATACGGAAAACACCAACTCCTTCGGTTCTACCCGCGATCTGCGTGGCGAAGGCGTGCCGTTTTTCATCAATGCTGCGTTTCCCGCGCTGGGCGATCATCACGTCAAGCCGAAGCCTGTGCGCATCGGACCGTACGCACGCGAGCCTTACGATCACGCATCGTTTTTCAATATCTCCGCGATGAGCTTCGGCGCATTGTCCGCGCCTGCGGTGCGTGCACTTTCGTTCGGTGCAGCCAAAGCCGGCATCTGGCTGGATACGGGCGAGGGTGGTCTGGCGCCGTATCATCTGGAAGGTGGTTGCGACATCATTTTCGAGATCGGTACTGCCAAATACGGTGTACGTACACCCGATGGCAAGCTGGATGATCAAAAACTGCTGGCGATCAGTGCGCACAAGCAGGTGAAGATGATCAGCATCAAGCTGGGGCAGGGCGCCAAGCCGGGTATGGGTGGTTTGCTGCCGGCGGCCAAAGTCACGCCGGAAATTGCGGAGATTCGCGGGATTCCCGTGGGACAGGATTCGCAAAGCCCGAACCGTCATCTCGATATCGGCAACGTGCAACAGCTGATGGATGCGATCCAGCACATCCGGCGCCTCACCGGCAAACCCACCGGCTTCAAGGCGGTGTTTGGTGGCTTGGAATGGATCGATGAACTGTGTACGGAGATCGACAAGCGCGGCATCGAAAGCGCGCCGGACTTCATCATTGTCGATGGCTCTGAAGGCGGGACTGGCGCAGCACCGCAAACCCTGATGGAAGGTGTCGGCCTGCCATTGCACGAAGCCTTGCCGGCACTGGTTAACTTGCTGATCGAAAGAGGTCTGCGCGAGCGCATCAAGGTGATCTGCTCGGGCAAATGCATCACCGCGTATGACGTGGCGTGGGCGTTGTCGATGGGTGCGGATTTCGTCAACTCCGCGCGCGGCTTCATGTTGGCACTGGGCTGCATCCAATCACTGCAGTGCAATCGCAATACCTGCCCAACAGGCATCACGACGCAAAATACGCGCTTGCAGCGCGGCCTGGTCGTTGCCGACAAGAGCGAGCGCGTGGCGCATTACGCCAAGAATGTGATGCACGAAGTCGGCATCATCGCGCACAGCTGCGGTGTGGAAGATCCGCGCGAGCTCGATCGCACGCATTGCCGCGTGGTGGGCGATGACGGTATCTCGGTGCCGCTGGTCAAACTGTTCCCGTATCCGCCGGCTGCGGCGCAGAAAGTCTGA
- a CDS encoding acyl-CoA thioesterase codes for MRDAHVKELVDLLQLERLEDNLFRGQSRDIGTRFVFGGQVLGQALSAAQQTADPSREAHSLHAYFLRAGDIDAPIVYSVERARDGGSFSARRVVAIQHGQPILNGAISFQVPEKGVEHQSSMPEVPAPEDLEPMHRVPPDELARLPVKLQRWLGSDGPFEFRQVWPRDEIHPAKRPPIQHIWFRLTSPVSDSAVLHRALLAYASDFHLIGTATLPHGISYLTHNIQMASLDHALWFHRPFRVDEWLLYSFDSPTAQGARGLARGQIFSRDGRLVASTAQEGLIRLREGD; via the coding sequence ATGCGGGACGCGCACGTCAAAGAACTGGTGGATTTGCTGCAGCTGGAACGGCTGGAAGACAACCTCTTCCGCGGCCAGAGCCGCGATATCGGCACGCGCTTCGTATTTGGCGGACAGGTGCTGGGACAAGCGCTATCAGCCGCTCAACAGACAGCGGATCCCTCGCGCGAAGCACACTCGCTGCACGCTTATTTTCTGCGCGCTGGCGATATCGACGCGCCGATCGTCTACAGCGTCGAGCGTGCCCGCGATGGCGGGTCGTTCTCGGCGCGCCGGGTGGTGGCGATCCAGCACGGGCAGCCCATTCTGAATGGTGCCATTTCGTTCCAGGTTCCGGAGAAAGGCGTTGAGCATCAGTCGTCGATGCCGGAAGTGCCGGCACCGGAAGACCTCGAGCCCATGCACCGGGTGCCACCGGATGAGCTGGCCCGCCTGCCGGTGAAGCTGCAACGCTGGCTGGGCAGCGATGGCCCGTTCGAATTCCGCCAGGTGTGGCCGCGCGACGAGATCCATCCGGCCAAGCGGCCGCCGATCCAGCACATCTGGTTCCGCCTCACCTCACCGGTCAGCGATTCGGCTGTACTGCATCGCGCTTTGCTGGCGTACGCCTCGGACTTCCATCTGATCGGCACCGCCACCCTGCCGCATGGCATTTCCTACCTCACGCACAACATCCAGATGGCCAGCCTGGATCATGCCCTGTGGTTCCACCGCCCGTTCCGGGTGGACGAGTGGCTGCTGTACTCCTTCGACAGCCCTACCGCCCAGGGCGCACGCGGACTGGCACGGGGACAGATCTTCAGCCGCGACGGCCGTTTGGTGGCGTCAACGGCACAAGAAGGCTTGATCCGCTTGCGCGAAGGCGATTAG
- a CDS encoding N-acetylmuramoyl-L-alanine amidase, producing the protein MLMLTIHDQPLPYVAKLLERPASAVTLVVIHCTELPDLAMAREYGEKVLYDNGTGNSGHYYIDRDGAVYRYVPGTRVANHVRGYNPPSIGIELVNKGRYPDWFDSRRQTMTEPYTTAQIASLRALLAQLRLDFPNLHEIAGHEDLDLARVPASDDPAKEVPRKLDPGPLFPWAEVLADSGLKRIGATPPL; encoded by the coding sequence ATGCTCATGCTCACCATCCACGATCAGCCCCTGCCATACGTCGCCAAGCTGCTTGAGCGTCCTGCCAGCGCCGTGACCCTGGTGGTAATCCACTGCACCGAACTGCCCGATCTGGCGATGGCCCGCGAGTACGGCGAGAAGGTCCTGTACGACAACGGCACCGGCAATAGCGGCCACTACTACATCGACCGCGACGGTGCGGTGTATCGCTACGTACCCGGCACGCGGGTGGCCAACCATGTGCGCGGTTACAACCCGCCCTCGATCGGCATCGAACTGGTCAACAAAGGACGTTATCCGGACTGGTTCGACTCACGCCGGCAAACCATGACCGAACCCTACACGACGGCACAGATCGCATCGCTGCGCGCGTTGCTCGCACAGCTGCGCTTGGATTTCCCCAACCTGCACGAGATCGCCGGTCACGAGGATCTGGATCTCGCCCGCGTTCCAGCCAGTGACGATCCGGCCAAGGAAGTGCCACGCAAGCTCGATCCCGGCCCGCTGTTCCCCTGGGCCGAAGTGCTGGCTGACAGCGGGCTGAAGCGGATTGGGGCAACGCCGCCGCTATAA
- a CDS encoding alpha/beta hydrolase, with protein sequence MPGHVILSHGSDTGPDATKVSELAKVAEAMGWNTERPDYREDDALGHAGSVTPRIARLHDRIAACAAPPVLVGSSMGSFVSGLASLERPVAGLFLLATPSMIPGSDYAFDLREDVPTLLIHGWQDEVCPLDEIYEFARRRYLPLLVLDDDHRLGKHIDELGRQFGFFLEQLAKRT encoded by the coding sequence ATGCCCGGACACGTCATACTCTCCCACGGTTCGGATACCGGTCCGGATGCCACCAAGGTCAGTGAGCTGGCGAAAGTGGCCGAAGCGATGGGGTGGAATACCGAGCGTCCGGACTATCGCGAAGACGATGCCCTGGGTCATGCTGGCTCGGTCACGCCGCGCATCGCGCGCTTGCATGACCGGATCGCCGCATGCGCAGCACCGCCGGTACTGGTGGGATCGAGCATGGGCTCGTTTGTATCCGGGCTGGCGTCGCTTGAGCGGCCGGTGGCCGGCCTGTTCCTGCTGGCAACGCCGTCGATGATCCCAGGCAGCGATTACGCCTTCGACCTGCGCGAAGATGTACCGACGCTGCTCATCCACGGCTGGCAGGATGAGGTCTGTCCACTGGACGAAATCTACGAATTCGCCCGCCGCCGTTACCTGCCGCTGCTGGTGTTGGATGACGATCATCGCCTCGGCAAACACATTGACGAACTAGGCCGGCAGTTCGGCTTTTTCCTGGAACAGTTGGCGAAGCGCACTTGA